The following coding sequences lie in one Spinacia oleracea cultivar Varoflay chromosome 1, BTI_SOV_V1, whole genome shotgun sequence genomic window:
- the LOC130467664 gene encoding uncharacterized protein, with protein sequence MLFLKKFLESVSIKKNKKAGNPKTKAIELVPEKEPVEEEQPNQLVLQNSSLVDVPQPESHQLHSQVLKEVGADGLPIVFNFDTQCLGGSLCKLIKDFSPEQKAAVQEIGFGGLLCLQLSRKNTQMMYWCIKCFDGVSSLFTISDSKQFEIIDYDVYDLFMLPLSELEVEGVKRGRNSTNPDLDLKVKWRKEFGFEEVNAQIPVRLLEENIKLLTDGGDLFKQLFVFVAFSTFLTPTANRTVDLRLAKALEDPKMIPQYNWCKYVLDVLCEETVKFKNCLLKGKDQKTFGGCVVFLQLVYFQWIKFRNSSSIPDQLPLIQHWTSKMVTDRIHAENANMSALYGSGILEKEKYPISKKFVFVDGQIDLRQIESISKEGEPDSSGRSAEQPSVGRRRPRILQFELPDSHPSDEEILSKATDKFHGQWLLMRRDLDVVSAIHADELFKIQASMAAQSHGDDILENSTYQNMVDELVDFHQMVKNLPNGWDALFDDSNNPVVTVAPQPSAVVPTEPAVLSTVAVVDPTTSTEAVGNPAQATSQIYEVLDDLNAKIKRTTKDDDDENG encoded by the exons ATGCTGTTTCTGAAGAAATTTCTG GAATCTGTGTCTataaagaagaacaaaaaggctGGCAATCCGAAAACAAAAGCAATTGAGCTTGTACCTGAAAAAGAACCAGTTGAAGAAGAACAACCTAATCAACTAGTTTTACAAAATTCTTCTCTAGTTGACGTTCCACAGCCTGAATCTCATCAACTTCATTCACAAGTTTTGAAAGAAGTTGGCGCTGATGGCCTGCCTATCGT gtttaattttgATACACAATGTTTAGGAGGATCAttgtgtaaattaattaaagacttCTCTCCTGAACAAAAGGCAGCTGTTCAAGAGATAGGCTTTGGAGGATTGTTATGCCTtcaattaagtcgaaagaaCACTCAAATGATGTACTGGTGCATCAAATGCTTTGATGGAGTGAGTTCTTTGTTCACTATCAGTGATTCCAAGCAGTTTGAAATCATTGATTATGATGTGTACGATTTGTTTATGCTCCCCCTTTCTGAGCTGGAGGTTGAAGGGGTTAAACGCGGGCGCAATTCTACTAATCCTGATTTGGATTTGAAGGTCAAGTGGAGAAAAGAGTTTGGATTTGAAGAAGTCAATGCTCAAATTCCTGTGAGGTTGCTTGAGGAAAATATCAAATTGTTGACAGACGGTGGTGATCTGTTTAAAcaattgtttgtttttgttgctTTTTCTACATTTTTGACTCCTACAGCCAATAGGACTGTAGATTTACGATTGGCTAAGGCTTTGGAAGATCCTAAAATGATTCCCCAATACAATTGGTGTAAATACGTTCTTGACGTATTATGTGAGGAAACTGTGAAATTTAAAAATTGTCTATTGAAAGGCAAAGATCAAAAGACATTTGGAGGCTGTGTTGTGTTTTTGCAACTTGTTTATTTTCAGTGGATTAAGTTTAGGAATTCCAGTAGTATTCCTGATCAATTACCTCTTATTCAGCATTGGACATCGAAGATGGTAACTGATCGGATTCATGCTGAAAATGCAAATATGAGTGCATTATATGGTTCTGGAATTTTGGAGAAGGAGAAGTatccaatttccaaaaaatttgtttttgttgatgGTCAAATAGATTTGAGACAAATAGAATCTATTTCCAAAGAAGGTGAACCTGACAGCAGTGGGAGAAGTGCTGAACAACCCTCTGTTGGCCGTCGGCGTCCTAGGATTCTTCAGTTTGAGCTCCCTGATTCTCATCCTAGTGATGAAGAAATTCTCTCCAAAGCCACTGAT AAGTTTCATGGTCAGTGGTTGTTGATGAGGAGAGATTTGGATGTCGTTTCGGCCATCCATGCTGACGAGCTGTTCAAAATACAGGCTTCGATGGCAGCACAGAGTCATGGTGATGATATTTTGGAGAATTCCACTTATCAAAATATggttgatgagttggtggatttTCATCAAATGGTGAAGAATCTACCAAATGGTTGGGATGCTCTTTTTGATGATAGTAACAATCCTGTTGTTACCGTTGCCCCTCAACCTTCTGCTGTTGTTCCAACTGAGCCTGCAGTTTTGTCTACTGTTGCCGTTGTTGATCCAACAACATCTACTGAAGCAGTTGGTAATCCAGCTCAAGCTACCTCTCAAATATATGAAGTTCTTGATGATTTGAATGCCAAAATTAAAAGAACTAcaaaggatgatgatgatgaaaatGGATGA
- the LOC110780040 gene encoding protein REDUCED WALL ACETYLATION 1-like isoform X1: MIQPLVSVASLATRINSERNQKSLHFFPINLQHRTRKEIALEIYISQFHIWLRCSMPDGPSKLLLSFIPGYPFLNFMLITSIYVTVFNNLREQPFITVGINEV; this comes from the exons ATGATTCAACCTCTAGTGAGCGTCGCTTCTCTTGCCACTCGTATCAATTCCGAG AGAAATCAGAAGAGTTTGCATTTTTTTCCCATCAACCTTCAACATCGAACTCGTAAGGAG ATCGCATTGGAGATTTATATCTCACAGTTTCACATATGGCTAAG ATGTAGTATGCCCGATGGACCATCCAAGTTGTTGTTGTCATTTATCCCAGGTTACCCGTTTCTGAACTTCATGCTTATCACCAGTATATATGTGACT GTATTCAACAATCTGAGGGAGCAACCTTTCATCACCGTGGGGATAAATGAAGTTTGA
- the LOC110780040 gene encoding protein REDUCED WALL ACETYLATION 4-like isoform X2: MIQPLVSVASLATRINSERNQKSLHFFPINLQHRTRKEIALEIYISQFHIWLRCSMPDGPSKLLLSFIPGYPFLNFMLITSIYVTVGIQQSEGATFHHRGDK; this comes from the exons ATGATTCAACCTCTAGTGAGCGTCGCTTCTCTTGCCACTCGTATCAATTCCGAG AGAAATCAGAAGAGTTTGCATTTTTTTCCCATCAACCTTCAACATCGAACTCGTAAGGAG ATCGCATTGGAGATTTATATCTCACAGTTTCACATATGGCTAAG ATGTAGTATGCCCGATGGACCATCCAAGTTGTTGTTGTCATTTATCCCAGGTTACCCGTTTCTGAACTTCATGCTTATCACCAGTATATATGTGACTGTAG GTATTCAACAATCTGAGGGAGCAACCTTTCATCACCGTGGGGATAAATGA
- the LOC130467666 gene encoding uncharacterized protein isoform X1, with amino-acid sequence MAIFPLVNIHHEDIRSFRFIPVGGNWKRGAYDKDYCVYLMMFMMVFHGVETIQDGVGIFDFDPLADEDFRKFLRACLCSTIVLSNLNVYRDEFLKQMVAFRGNRKQDVLDALIKQREELTQKYMNDPSKIEIVAKNSSASTSGKNPCCSPLVEGGIYK; translated from the exons atggcgatttttcctctagtgaacaTTCATCATGAAGATATTAGAAGCTTCAGATTTATCCCAGTTGGTGGTAATTGGAAGCGAGGAGCTTATGACAAAGACTATTGTGTCTATTTGATGATGTTTATGATGGTCTTTCATGGTGTTGAAACTATCCAAGATGGTGTTGGGATTTTTGACTTTGATCCCTTGGCAGAT GAAGATTTCAGGAAGTTTCTCAGAGCTTGTTTGTGTAGCACCATTGTGTTGTCAAATTTGAATGTTTACAGGGATGAATTTCTGAAACAAATGGTTGCATTTAGGGGAAACAGGAAACAAGATGTTTTGGATGCCTTGATTAAACAAAGGGAAGAGTTGACGCAGAAATACATGAATGACCcttcaaaaattgaaattgttgcAAAAAATAGTTCAGcaagcactagtggaaaaaacccctgttgtagcccccttgttgaggggggcatatataagtga
- the LOC130467666 gene encoding uncharacterized protein isoform X2 encodes MCEDLIFKLVGHELEDIAILDIKPWVMHAEVAEKFLSFENQVFLAGDAAHRFPPAGGFGMNTGIQDAQNLAWKLAAVVNGIAPTTLLSTYETERRPIAIFNTALSVQNFRAAMEVPAALGLDPTVGNSAIYPSPAASKAEL; translated from the exons ATGTGTGAGGATTTGATTTTTAAATTGGTTGGTCATGAGCTTGAAGATATAGCTATACTCGATATTAAGCCTTGGGTAATGCATGCTGAAGTTGCTGAGAAGTTTTTGTCCTTTGAAAACCAAGTTTTTCTAGCTGGTGATGCCGCTCATCGTTTTCCTCCAGCCGGTGGATTTG GCATGAATACTGGGATTCAGGATGCTCAAAATCTTGCTTGGAAGCTGGCTGCAGTTGTCAACGGTATTGCTCCAACCACACTTCTCAGCACATATGAAACAGAACGGAGGCCG ATTGCCATATTTAACACTGCACTTAGTGTTCAGAACTTCAGAGCAGCCATGGAAGTCCCTGCTGCCCTTGGACTTGACCCTACAGTTGGAAATTCAG CTATATATCCAAGTCCTGCAGCATCTAAAGCTGAGTTATGA